The following DNA comes from Deltaproteobacteria bacterium.
CGGCGCGCTGCACGCGAGGGCGACTGCCTTCGTGACCCACGATCGACGTTTGCCCGACGTCCCCGGTATGCGCATCGTCTCGGTGTCGGACCTCCGCTGACGGTCACAGCCCGCCGCCCCAGCGATATCGGAGGGCCGATACCCACGCGGTCGATCTTCGATCCGCAGTTGGCGACAGCAGCGCCGAGCTGTCCCAGAACTGCATGCGAAATCAGTGGTCGTCGCGATCGGCGCGCAAGGCCGCGAGTGCGTCGCCTCGACAGCGTACTGGAGGACCGAGCTCGCCGAGCGTCAGAGAGCTCCGTGGAGCGGGAACAAGAGCCCCACGCCGGATGAGATCATCGCGAAGGTCGGTGGTGGTGCGCCCCACGCCTACGGGGCTGATCTCGGCAACCGGGGTATCTCGATCCAGCACGATGAGGCGTGTGCCCCGCCGGACGACGTGCAGATACCGAGACAGGTGAGTCTTCAGCTCCCCGATCCGGACCGTCCTCACGTGGTCACGTTCGCGCATCATCACAAGCGCCAGAACGCTGGCCCCGGCTGCATACAGCCGGGGCCGCACACCTCGAATGCCGCCTAGTTCAACAGCAGCTGCAGGTAGAACTTGCCCTCCGGCGGCGTGTCCTCGCCGACGTGGATGTGCTTGAGCTCGTGGTACTCCGCGAGCCCCCACTTGCCGAGCTCGCGCCCGACGCCGCTCTGCTTGTAACCACCGAACGGGAACCGGAGATTGATCATGTGGTAGTCGTTCACCCACACGGTGCCGGTCTCGATCTTCTTGGCCATCGCGATCGCCCGGTCCCTGTTCGACGACCACACCGCGCCGCCGAGCCCGTAGACCGAGTCGTTGGCGATGCGGATCGCCTCGGCTTCGTCCTTGTAGCGGATCACCGAGACGACCGGCCCGAAGATCTCCTCCTGCGCGATCCGCATCTTGTTGTCGACGTCGTCGAAGATCGTGGGCTCGTAGTAATAGCCCTTGCCCATGCTCGCCGGACGCTTGCCGCCGGCGACGAGCTTGGCGCCCTGCTCCTGCCCGATCCCGACGTACTTCTCGACGGTGTCGCGCTGCGACGCGCTCACGAGCGGGCCCATGCCGGTCGTCATGTCCATGGTGTCGCCGATCTGGATGCGCTCGATGCCGGCGATCATCTTCTCGACGAACCGGTCGTGGATCTTCTCGTGCACCAGCACGCGCGTGCCGGACTCGCAGATCTGGCCCTGGTGCATGAAGGTACCGAAGAGCGCGCCGAGGGCGGCGGTATCGAGGTTGGCGTCGTCGAGGATGATGTTCGGCGACTTGCCGCCGAGCTCGAGCGTGACCTTCTTCAAGGTCCCGGCACCGAGCTGCATGATGCGGCGGCCGACCTCGGTCGAGCCGGTGAAGGCGACCTTGCCGACGTCGGGCGAGGT
Coding sequences within:
- a CDS encoding aldehyde dehydrogenase family protein, translated to MKEFGLFIDGEWQAAKGGKTAPTINPATEEPWATVAVADREDVRKAVAAAKKAHDSGVWRNKSPQERGEILQKVAMAIFERQDEIAAAEVQDGGGTMRKAMSMDVPGAAQTFMHFGQFICGDEYQAMICEEYDETVPIPSKNLVVREPIGVCAGITPWNFPLIMAAWKIGPALAAGNCVVLKPASVTPVSSLMLGEICTKAGVPAGVVNVISGPGGTAGEELATSPDVGKVAFTGSTEVGRRIMQLGAGTLKKVTLELGGKSPNIILDDANLDTAALGALFGTFMHQGQICESGTRVLVHEKIHDRFVEKMIAGIERIQIGDTMDMTTGMGPLVSASQRDTVEKYVGIGQEQGAKLVAGGKRPASMGKGYYYEPTIFDDVDNKMRIAQEEIFGPVVSVIRYKDEAEAIRIANDSVYGLGGAVWSSNRDRAIAMAKKIETGTVWVNDYHMINLRFPFGGYKQSGVGRELGKWGLAEYHELKHIHVGEDTPPEGKFYLQLLLN